The Catalinimonas alkaloidigena nucleotide sequence CTTTGCGTGTGACCTTTCGATCAAAAGCGGCTGCAAAACTAGTAACCTTTTTCCCTCCTGTCAACCCCTCTACCCAAAAATATTTTCGCTCGCCTTCCCTCCGCTTCCCCTCGCCAGCTTCTCCGTCGAAGGGGCTGCAAAGGTAAGCAAAGGCCCGACACCCGCAATACCTCACTTCAAAAAAATGTAACCTTTTTACAGCCCTCCTTTTTCCTCAGCCTGACGGTAAGATGACTATGCCACTACACTGCGTTGCTACCTTCGGCCATGAGAATCACCGAATGCCTTTTAATTCAACTACTTACCTCCCCTACTCAAGGCTTCTTACGCAGCGCACTTGCCTGTGCGGCCGCAGCTTTTGCTTTCTATTATATAGGTATAGAAGATCAGAACCGCCCCGGCGCTACCCTTGGCAGAGCGGGGGCGGTTTTGATATCAATCACGGGCTATTCGGTAGCGACCAAGACGAGCTGGAGCTGATCAGCTTTGCTTACGTTCTTACAGAACTCAGCAAACTCTTTATAGCGAGTCGCCGGATACTGTCCTTTTTTCATCTCCAACGTCCGCATGTATACAATCTGATCTCCCTCCTGGCTTACATCAACTTGATAGCGTCCGAATGCAGACTGGAACTGCGCACCCTCTCCCAAGAACTCTACCTTGTACCCTTCGGGCAAGCGGTAGCGGATCGTGTCGGCATCTAAAAAGCTCATTGACAGAAAGACATCGCCGCGGCGCTCGGATTTGGTTTCCAGGCGCATGTCGAAGCGATTCATAAGATTGGGCTTCAGAAACAAGCGCTTTCCGCTGCTGGCGGCGCAGTTGCGTACCGTGAGGTCGAGCGCCTCGGTCACTTCCGGTATGCGTGCCTTGTGCTCCTCAAACGAAAAGTTGTTGATCTCGAAACTTGGGATGTCGATTCTCTTATATAACCACTTACGCTGTTCGTCGTGGGTCTCGCCATGAATCACCCGGTGGTAGGAGTCCTGCTGCAGGCCCGTATACACCGTCTTGATGTGCGCAGTGGCGTGTCCGCTCGCCTGCAACTGCACCTCAGCCGTGCGCGACAGACGATTGCTCTGGGCATCGTACACTGGGGTGTGCACCACCTTACCGCCCTCGGGCGTGATCATCAGGGCATGACGGTCGCCGGTAAAGCGCCCGGCATAGCCCATGGGGTTGCTCTGACTGGTGCATTCCAGCCATACGGTGTCGGCGGCGAGCGGCACGCAAAGCACCACGTGGTTAAACTGCCGGCTCGGGAAATCGACGAGCATGTCGGTTTCGTCCGCCCCGGCGGCAATCAGGGTATAGTAACTCGTAATGCCAGCGGCCCGCAGCAACGCTTTTGTGTAATTAGAAAGCGCTTTGCAATCGCCGTAGCCTTTGGCATCGACCTCGCTGGCTGGAAACGGCTGCCACCCGCCAATGCCGAGCTGAATGCTCACGTAACGGGTTTTGCCTTGCATGAATTCGTACACGCGGCGAATCTTCTCGTACGGATCGTCAGTGCCTTCCACCAGAGCTTTAACCTGCGCTTCGGTGGCGGCCGGCAGCTGGTCGCGCCCTTCGTTCAATACGTTGCTCCACTGCCCGAAAGAAGCCCAGGTGGACGCATCACCGGCGTAACCGTCGACTTCAAACTCGACGGGCGCGGTTCTGACGATGGGCACATACTGCTCGAACGAACCGCTGAACGGCTCTCTTTTAACCGGCGAAAGGTCCTGCAACGTCCAGGTGTGCACGTGTTTGCCGTCCTGAGTTTCTACTTTTCTGGTCAGGGGCGACGTGGGATCGCCCGCTTCACCTCCGGTCCGGTCCGTTGGCTGCGGTACGTTTTCGTGGTAGCGGAGCGTCATCCCCGACGGCATGGAAATAACCAGACGTGCCTTCTCAATGGCCAGGTTTTCTTCATCCTGCGGGGCCCACTCCGGATAAAACAACGTTGCCCGCCAATCCCATTCGTATTCGAATTCAACGGTGTAGGGATATTGCTCCCGCTGAAACTCCGCCACCTTGATGCGGTTGTCGCTGTAGAGCGAAAACCCGTCGAAGGCGCTGAAATCGCGGATATCCGATTTCTTTAACCGCTCCACCACTTTACCTTCTGCGTCGTACAACGTGCCCGACAACGATTTGAACCGCATGAGCTTATCGTAGTTTACCACGACCGTGGCGTAATCTTTGGCTCGTTTGTCGAGCACCGTGACGGCGTAATGAACTCGATATACCGCTTCGCCGCGTGACTTGACGTCGAAGAACGTTTCGTGATCGCGGATTACGGCGTAAGCGTTTTCCTTTAAAGCCGCCGGAATGGCCGCAACCGGATACATAGGATCGGCAGCCTGGGCCACGCCCGTCCACAGCATCGCGCAACCCATGCATAATCGAAATAAGAACGTGTTCGTTTTCATGGTGTCGGGCTTTAGTTTTTCTTCAACACCACCTGTTCGGCGTGCTTGGCGACGATCATATTATAGAACTCGCGCAGGTAGGTATACTCCTCGCCAAAGTACATCGGCTTCATGAGTTGAACCTTACTGATGACCTGTACCTTATTGTTCATCACCGTGGCGCTGTACGTAAACTTTCCGCCTTTGTCGGGAAGCGTTACCAACACTGGTTTGGGCATCTCCTCCACGCTATAGCCTTCTGGAATGTTGATGGAAACGATGTGGACCTTTTCGCTGGTCATTCCGTAGTCAACCGGGAACTTGCGCGCTTCCGATTTAAACGGATTTTCGGTGATGCCTTCCAGCATCATGGGCGTCAGGTAGATCATGTCCCCGGTGGCCATGCCCCCTTCCGTCGCGATGTCGTACTCCAGTTTCAGGGCTTCGTCCGCTTGCTCCAGGTTGCTGATCGCCAGATTGCTGACGTTCCAGTCGCTGTGCTTCTTGACAAACGCATCGGTAAATTCGTCTTTCCCCTCTTTCAGAATGGCACTGCGGGTAATCATGGCGGCGTGTCCGGCACTCGACACGTTCATACGGCCGACCACTTGCCCCGCTTCGTCCAGTTCGATCTGCGCCTGCGTCATCAAAGAGGCGCGCGCGTTGCCCTGAGTCTCTACCCATCCCGGCCGGGTGGTAGAAACCCGCCAGCCGTTTCCGTTCAGGCACCGGAAGGGCAGCATGTCGGGCATCGACAGGGGGTCGGTGGCATCGATCAAAAATTCCGCACCTTCGTGCTGCACCGCGACTACTACGTAATTGAACCGGGCGATCAGCGGTACGGCCGGGTTAACGCGGCCGTGGCTGCGGGTGCTCAGAATCACCGGATCAGCTTGGTAGCCGGCTTCGCGCAACATCGCCGTCAGAATCAGGTTCACCTCCGCCACGTTGCCAACTCCTTTGTCGTACGCCTTGCGCAAGCCGTTCGACAGAAAAATGTGGTTCATCTCGCCGTTCCATTTCACTTTGCTACGGACGTGGTTGAAAATGGCGGCCATTTGTGCGGCCGGTTGGCTGTGCTGCGTTTTGATCAACGCCAGTTCGTTTTTAAAGTACCCGGTTCGGCTGATCGACTGCCCGAAATCATCGCTCTCCAGCAAATCCTTATTTAAGGTCGCCCAACTCCGGGCGTAGCTGTCCGTCATTTGCCCAGGAATCTCGACTCCCGTCAACTCGAACTCGATCTTCGCGATGTAATCGGCGAAGGTCGTCATGTACTGCTCTTCATGCAGCGCCGGCACCTCCTTCATGATCCATTTGTACTCGACGCTGGGAATGTTTTGCACGTGACTCTGCAACGAAGACTGACCGGAGCGTCCTTGGCCGTTGTTATAGGTCATGTTCAGTTGTGTCGAGGCGCGCTTCTGATCCGCCACAAAGAAAGGTTCGTACCCCTGCGACAGTTGCTTGTACACAAACCAGTCGGGAATGGTCACGTTGTATTCCGACCATAATACAGGAATGTCCGACTGAAATGCCCAGTCGCGCAGGTTCCACAAGAAGGGCGATTGTATGCGGTACGTAAATTCGATGATCGATCCTTCGCGCACGTTGGGCAGCGTAAACTTCTGCCGCTGGATCGTCTTCGATAGCTCTTCGGAAAAGATGCCGGACTTGTCCAGCTTTTCCTTTTCTACTTTTCCGTCGACCAGATTGTACGTGTAGCCCTTCAGCGTGGGCAGCACTTCCTTGTCGCCGCTACGTTCGGTCAGCGTTACATAACTGGAAGCGTAGTCCAGACCGGCTTTGGTGAGGATCTTGATGCGTGTATGGCGCTCGAAGTTGACGCGAAGCCCCAGACCATTAGCCCATTCGAAATAGCTTTGTCCTACGTCGAACAGTACCACGGCGGCCGCGCCCGAATCGGAGGCGGGTAAGGCTACTGAAAAATCCTCCACTTCGATTTTCCCGAACTTTTGCTGAGGCGATTGCGCTCTTCCCGTCCCCCATAGGCAGACTAACAGACTCGTTATGAGTCCGTTACGGATCGATAAAAAATGCATTTAGCTATGTTAAAGAGTGAACACAGTTAAGAATTATAGGCAAATAAATAATCATTACTTCATAAATCCTATTTTTATTTTGTTGAAGTTTTCTTGATTTTTACCGGCTTCTTACCCCCATTGAAAGGGAAGCGTCATTTTAGGCAAACGTCTGCATAGAGGTCTTCTCCGATTCCTGCCTATTTTTGCCTACGATTAACTTAATAATCCTACATGAAACTAGCTGCCATCGACGCCGGCTCTAATGCCGTCCGCCTCCAGATTACCGAAGTAATCGAATACCGTGGCAACGCTACGTTCAAACGACTGGAATACATTCGCTTTCCGCTGCGGTTGGGGCTTGATGTGTTCAACGGGGGCGAAATCAGCCCCATGTTGCAGGAGAAGTTTCTGCGCCTGATGCAGGCCTTCAAAATCATGATCGATCTCTATAATGTAGACGACGTGATGGCCTGCGCGACGTCGGCCATGCGCGAAGCCCTCAACGGACACGATTTGGTAGCACGGGTGGCCGAAGAAGTGGGCATCGACATCGAAATCATCGACGGCAAGCGCGAAGCCGAGATTACCAATGCCGCCATTATCCGGACCCTGACGAACGGCGGTTACCTGCACATCGACGTAGGGGGCGGCAGCACCGAACTTAACGTCTACTACCGCCAGCAGAAAGTGGCGTCGGAATCGTTCCGGCTGGGATCGGTCCGGAACCTGCAAAACAAAGCGCTTCGCGAAGTGTGGCAGGAGATGACCGACTGGATTCAGAACGAAGTGAAGGAAGAATACCGCCCGCTGACGGCAGTGGGCACCGGGGGCAACATCCTGGCGATCTACGAACTGGCCGCGAAGAAGAACCTGCGTAACCGCTCGATCGACCTCAGCGAGATGAAAAACGTCCGGCACCGCCTGGAAATGCTCACGCTTGAGGAACGTCTGAACGTGCTGATGCTCCCTGCCGACCGTGCCGATGTCATTGTACCGGCTTCGGAAATTTACCTGACGGTAATGAAGCTGGCGAAAGCCAAGAAGATTCAGGCCCCGGAAATTGGATTGAAAGACGGCATGTTGCAGGTACTCTACGAACGCCAACTGGAAAAGCGCGTTACCGAATGAGTGCCGTTGCGCGCCGCAACCGCCCGTAGCGGCCGTTCGGACGCGCGTTGCTCTTCACCCGGCGGCCCGCCACCTTAACTTAATTAGTGCATGAAAATCAAAGAGGTTCTCCACCACCTGGAAGCCCTGGCTCCGCCTGCCCTACAGGAAAGTTACGACAACGCCGGGCTCATCACCGGCCATCCCGACTGGGAAGTAACCGGCGCACTGCTGACGCTGGACTGTACCGAGCCGGTGATCGAAGAAGCCCTCCAAAAGAGCTGCAACCTGATTATCGCCCACCACCCCATCGTATTCCGCGGTTTGAAAAGCCTGACCGGTCGCAATTACGTGGAACGGACGGTGATTACCGCGCTGAAAAACGACATTGCCGTTTACGCCATCCACACCAACCTCGACCATGTGCACCAAGGCGTCAACGCCCGCATTGCTCAACGGTTGGGCTTACAGCAACCGCGCATTTTGTCCCCCAAAGAAGGAATGTTGCTGAAACTCACGGTGTTTGTTCCCCGCGAAAACAGCGCCGCCCTCCGTGAAGCGCTTCACCAGGCGGGAGCCGGCAACATCGGCAACTATTCCGAGTGCAGCTTTCGGACCGACGGAATGGGCACGTTTCGTCCCAACGAACGGGCCAACCCGCACCTCGGCACACACCACCACCTGGAGGAGGTTCAGGAAGAACGCATCGAGGTGATTCTGCCTACCTGGCAACGCGGGGCCGTGCTGAGCGCCATGCGCCAGGCCCACCCGTACGAGGAAGTGGCGTATTACCTTTCGCCCCTCGAAAACACCTGGCAGGAAGTAGGCGCCGGGATGATTGGCACGTTGCCCACGCCCCTGTCCGAACGCGATTTCCTGGCCTACCTGAAAGAAAAGATGCAGTTGCAGGTGATTCGCCATACGGCCCTACGCCAGCGGCCGGTCGAGCGCGTCGCCGTTTGCGGCGGGGCGGGCAGCTTTCTGCTTAAACCCGCCCTGCGCCAACAGGCCGACGTATTGGTCACGGCCGATTTCAAATACCATGAGTTCTTCGATGCGGACGGAAAAATCGTCATTGCCGACATCGGCCACTTTGAGAGCGAAACCTTTACGCGAGAATTACTAGGCGACTACTTGTCGGAAAAAATTGCTAATTTTGCGACCTATTTTTCGGAAACCCCGACCAACCCCGTACATTATTTCTTCTGATTCATGGAAAAAACCGTCGCCCAGAAATTAGATGCCCTCAAGCATCTCCAAGATATTGACTCTCAAATCGACGCCATCAAAAAGATTCGCGGTGACCTTCCGGAAGAGGTGAGTGACCTGGAAGACGAGATTGCTGGTTATGAGACACGGGTTCGGAAATTTGAAAACGAACTGGTTGATCTGAACGAAGAGATCAACCGCAGCAAGCAGGAAATCAAGACGGCCGAAAAACTCATCAAGAAGTATGAGGAACAGCAGATGAACGTCCGCAACAACCGCGAATACGACGCCATCAGCAAAGAGGTCGAACTGCAAACCCTCGAAATCCAGATTCTGGAGAAACGCATCCGGGAAATCAACTACAAGATCGATCGTAAGAAAGAAGAGATCGATCAGTTGAAAAACATGATGGAAGAACGGGGACAGGATCTTGACAACAAGAAAAACGAACTGAACAACATCATTGGCGAAAGCGAGCACGACGAGCAGAAGCTTGTGGACGAGCGCGAAAAAGCCGTGGGTGAGATCGAAGATCGCTTGCTCTATTCCTACAACCGTATCCGCAAAAACGCCCGGAACGGACTGGCCGTTGTTTCAGTCCGTCGCGATGCCTGCGGTGGCTGCTTCAACCAGGTGCCACCGCAACGGCAGGCCGACATTCGCGACAAGAAAAAAATCATTGTTTGCGAACACTGCGGTCGTATTCTGGCCGATGTAGAAAGCGTCGAAGTCTAAACCATGCCATCCCTTTTGGTAGGGCAGGTATTTGCTATTTCCCGAAAGAGGGCAGCCGTGTGCTGCCCTCTTTTCCTTTTATTGCTGCCGTTGGTGGGGCTGGCCCAATCGTCCGATTTCCGCTACGACGTACCGCTCCAACGCGCCCACGAGGCCTTGCTGCAATTGCGTCTGGACGAGGCGTGCCGCCAACTGGCCGGGCTGCGTGCTCAGCAGCCCTCTAACGGGATGGTGCTCTGGCTCGAAAACTACGCCGACGTGGCTGTGTTGCTGACCCGGGAAGAGCACCACGAATACGAACGCCGCAAACCGCACGAAGCGGCCCGTCTCAAAGCGCTGGCCCAGCTCGACGCCCGCTCTCCTTATTACCTCTTTACGCAGGCGGAAGTCAAACTTCAGTGGGCCATTGTTCATTACCGTTTCGGCGAAAACTGGGCCGCCGCGCGGGGCATCTGGCAGGCCTGGCAGTGGCTGAAAGAAAACGACCGCAAGTTTCCGGACTTTGCCCTGCATCAGAAATCGCTGGGTGTTCTGCACGTGCTGCTCGGCTCCATTCCCGAGAAATACGATTGGATGATGGCACTGCTCGGTTTGCGGGGCGACGTGCAGGAAGGCATGGCCCGACTGGTCCGCGCCGCCGAAACCACCGGCCCCACACAAACCGAAGCCGCCTTTCTGCGTGCGTTGCTACAGCATTACGTTTTGCGGCAGGACCAGGCAGCGCTTCAGGCGCTCGACTCGCTGCGGCAACGCCATCCTGACAACGAGTTGATCGACTTTTTCTACCTCAATTCGCTCCTGAAGTCGTCGCAGAACGAAAAAGCGCTGGCGCTGTACCGGCCGGAACGCTTCGACAGCACGTATCTGCCATTGCCGTTTTACCCGTACCTGCGCGGGGAAATGTTGCTCTACCGGGGGGATTACGACGCTGCGGCAACTCAACTGGCGCAGTTTGTGGGCAGCTATACCGGCCACAATCACCTGAAAGACGGCTATTACAAACTGTTTCTGGCCTACTGGCTCAGCCACCAGGAAACGGCGGCCCAAGCAGCACTGGCGCACATCAAAAACATGGGGACCACACTTACGGACGCCGACCGTTACGCGCTACGATTCGCCGAGGATCAGCCCCTGCCCCACCGCGCTCTGTTGCGCGCCCGCCTCTTTTCCGACGGCGGATATTATGAGGAAGCCCAGGCGACGCTCCGTACGAAGCGTGCCGACGATTTTAAAAACCTGCGCGACCAAACGGAGTTTTATTACCGTCAGGGACGGATTTATCAATTGCAGGGCAAGTCCGCTGAGGCGCTGCAGCTGTACGCACAGACCATCCGCACGGGCGGCGAACACCCCTGGTACTATGCGCCCAACGCCGCGCTGCAATCGGGGTATCTTCTGCTGGCGCGAGGCGAGCTGGAAGGAGCGCAGCAGTCGTTTCGGCAGGCCCTCTCGTTCCCGGATCATCCGTATAAAGACAGTATCGACAACAAAGCCCGCGCCGCCTTACAGCAGCTTCGCCATCGCTAGTCTATGGAAACGCAGTACTTCCCGGTTGAAGATCTGGCTACGTTCCGCCAGCAGGCGTTGCGGTGGGCCAGTCGGCAGGAGCCGGTTCTCTACCTGAATCCCAACGACCTTGCCTATCCGCACGGTGCCTTCCGGCACCTGCTGGCCGTCGGCGCACGGCGCGTGCTGCCCGTCACGCCACAGTTCTTCGATCGGTTGGCCGACTTTCACCAAGGGCGGTGGCTCTTCGGCTATTTTGGCTACGATCTGAAGAACCAACTCGAACGCCTGCACAGCCACCACCCCGACCGCATCGGTTTTCCGGACGCCTTTTTCTTTGAACCGCTGGTGCTGCTGTTCCTGGACGAAACTCGCGTCGGCATTGGGTCCGATCAGCCGCAAAGCATTTACGAAGCCATTCGGGCGGAACCGCGTTCTGAAACCAAAGCCACTAACAACCCCGTACAGCTTCGGGCTTCTGTCGACCGGGCTACCTACGTGCAAAACGTCGCCCACATCCGGCAGCACATCGAGGAAGGCGATGTGTATGAACTGAATTACTGCACCGAATTTTTTGCTGAAGAAGCTACGCTCGATCCGCTGGCCACGTACCTCGCTTTGAACGCCCGGTCGCCCACGCCGTTTTCAGCTTTTCTACGACTTGGCGAGCGGTACCTGATGTGCGCCTCGCCCGAACGCTTCCTGAAAAAAGAAGGCGCTCACATCATTTCGCAGCCGATCAAAGGCACCATCCCGCGCTCGCGCCACACCATGACCGACGCCCGTCTGCGCCACGCCCTGTACCACAGCCCCAAAGAGCGGGCGGAAAACATGATGATTGTCGACTTGGTGCGCAACGATCTGGCCCGGAGTGCGCAACCCGGCACCGTTCAGGTCGACGAGCTTTTCGGCATTTACCCGTTTCGCCATCTTCACCAGATGATTTCGACCATCAGCGCGCAACTGCGTCCTGACCTTTCTTTTGTCGACGCAATTCGCTGCGCCTTTCCGATGGGCAGCATGACCGGAGCACCCAAGATCCGAGCGATGGCGTTGATCGAACAGTACGAAAACCGGCGCCGGGGACTGTTCTCAGGCGCGGTCGGCTACATGACCCCCGAAGGCGATTTCGATTTCAACGTCGTGATCCGCAGTCTGTTCTACCACACTACCACACAAACGCTTTCGTTTCAGGTAGGCAGCGCCATTACCTACGATTCCGTGGCCGCCCGCGAGTGGGACGAGTGCCAGCTAAAAGCCCGCGCCATCCGCGAGGTGCTGGAAAAGCGCTTGTAGGTAAACAGTACCAACGATAGGATGCAAAGACCGATCTTGTATTGGCGTACCATAACTTTTGATTCAATCACCGATTAACGCCATGAACCGCTCAACCAATAAGCAATCATTGGTTAGCTTTGGCCCTTTACCTGCTTATGGCCCGAAAGCCCAAATCTTCTGCCCGCGAATGGACTGAAGCGATTCTTTTTGCAGTAGTCGCCGCCACGCTGATCCGATGGCTGTTTTTAGAAGCCTTCACCATTCCGAGCCCCTCCATGGAAAAAACGCTCCTCGTGGGCGATTTTCTCTTTGTCAGTAAAATTCATTACGGAGCACGCACGCCCCAGACGCCCCTCCAGGTGCCGTTGACTCACCAGACGCTCTGGGGTACCGACCAGCCCTCCTATTCCACCAGGCTCCAGTGGCCCATGTTCCGGTTGCCGGGCATTTCGCACGTGCAGCGCAACGACGTAGTCGTCTTCAACTTTCCGCCCGAGCTCGATCATCCCGTCGACCTCAAAACGCACTACATCAAGCGCTGTCTGGCCGTGGGAGGCGATACGCTCCAAATCCGGAACCGTCAGGTGTACATCAACGGAGAAGCCGCGCCCAATCCGACAGAGATGCAATTCAGTTACCTGCTCGAGGTCGGGACGGTCGAACTCAAACCCGCGTTCTTCAAGCAGTGGGACATTCGGGAGTGGCAGCGGGTACCGGGCGGTTTCAAAATCTACACGACGCCGGCCATTGCCGATTCGCTGCGGAACGAAGCACAGGTCAAGCGCCTGGAGCCGTTGGAAGAACAACCCGGCGTCGCCGACAATTACGTTTTTCCCAACGCCGCCGCCCTTTTTCCCTGGAATCAGGACAACTTCGGGCCGTTGTGGATTCCGGCCGAGGGCGGCACCCTCCCGATGACGAAAGAAAACGTGGCACTCTATGGGGAGACGATCCGCCGGTACGAACATCTGCGCAAAGTCGAACTTAAAGACAACCAACTGCTGATCGACGGGGCACCGGTGCAGGAATATACGTTCCGACAGAACTACTATTTTATGATGGGCGACAACCGCCACAACTCGCTCGACTCGCGTTACTGGGGCTTTGTGCCAGAAGACCACATCGTCGGCAAAGCCATTTTTATCTGGATGTCGATGGAACGGGAAAACAAAGGCACCGACGGCGTGCGGTGGAACCGGATTTTCCAGGCCATCCGGTGAATGGAAGGCGCTGATTACGACTCGTCGCATGAAGTCAACCTGTTCAGCGCCCGATTATCTCTAAAATTGAGTACAAAGGCCACGACTCGTGTTTCTCTATACCTGAATACCTATATAATACGTCTCTTCACAGAACTGCTACTTTCCCATCGCTATGGTGCGTTGTCTTCTCTTTTGCCTCTTGGGTCTGTTGGGATCGGCGGGGGCTTACGCCCAAACGTCCGAAATCCGGGGGTTTCTGTACGATGCGGCCAGCGGTGAGCCGCTTCTGTATACGCCCGTTTTTCTGGTGGGCACTTCGTACGGCGCAGTTACGGACGTAAACGGCTACTTCAGCCTCAACCGCATCCCGCCCGGCGACTACACGCTACGGGCGACTTCGCTCGGTTACGACACCCTAACCGAAGCGGTCTCGGTTACGGCCGGGCAAATCCTGACGCGCAAACTCTACCTGAACGAACAGGTACAAGAACTCCAGACGGTTGAAGTCCGCAGCACGCGCATCCCGAAAGAAAGCGTGGTGAACGCTTC carries:
- the lepB gene encoding signal peptidase I, which codes for MARKPKSSAREWTEAILFAVVAATLIRWLFLEAFTIPSPSMEKTLLVGDFLFVSKIHYGARTPQTPLQVPLTHQTLWGTDQPSYSTRLQWPMFRLPGISHVQRNDVVVFNFPPELDHPVDLKTHYIKRCLAVGGDTLQIRNRQVYINGEAAPNPTEMQFSYLLEVGTVELKPAFFKQWDIREWQRVPGGFKIYTTPAIADSLRNEAQVKRLEPLEEQPGVADNYVFPNAAALFPWNQDNFGPLWIPAEGGTLPMTKENVALYGETIRRYEHLRKVELKDNQLLIDGAPVQEYTFRQNYYFMMGDNRHNSLDSRYWGFVPEDHIVGKAIFIWMSMERENKGTDGVRWNRIFQAIR
- the pabB gene encoding aminodeoxychorismate synthase component I → METQYFPVEDLATFRQQALRWASRQEPVLYLNPNDLAYPHGAFRHLLAVGARRVLPVTPQFFDRLADFHQGRWLFGYFGYDLKNQLERLHSHHPDRIGFPDAFFFEPLVLLFLDETRVGIGSDQPQSIYEAIRAEPRSETKATNNPVQLRASVDRATYVQNVAHIRQHIEEGDVYELNYCTEFFAEEATLDPLATYLALNARSPTPFSAFLRLGERYLMCASPERFLKKEGAHIISQPIKGTIPRSRHTMTDARLRHALYHSPKERAENMMIVDLVRNDLARSAQPGTVQVDELFGIYPFRHLHQMISTISAQLRPDLSFVDAIRCAFPMGSMTGAPKIRAMALIEQYENRRRGLFSGAVGYMTPEGDFDFNVVIRSLFYHTTTQTLSFQVGSAITYDSVAAREWDECQLKARAIREVLEKRL
- a CDS encoding Nif3-like dinuclear metal center hexameric protein, with product MKIKEVLHHLEALAPPALQESYDNAGLITGHPDWEVTGALLTLDCTEPVIEEALQKSCNLIIAHHPIVFRGLKSLTGRNYVERTVITALKNDIAVYAIHTNLDHVHQGVNARIAQRLGLQQPRILSPKEGMLLKLTVFVPRENSAALREALHQAGAGNIGNYSECSFRTDGMGTFRPNERANPHLGTHHHLEEVQEERIEVILPTWQRGAVLSAMRQAHPYEEVAYYLSPLENTWQEVGAGMIGTLPTPLSERDFLAYLKEKMQLQVIRHTALRQRPVERVAVCGGAGSFLLKPALRQQADVLVTADFKYHEFFDADGKIVIADIGHFESETFTRELLGDYLSEKIANFATYFSETPTNPVHYFF
- a CDS encoding tetratricopeptide repeat protein; this translates as MPSLLVGQVFAISRKRAAVCCPLFLLLLPLVGLAQSSDFRYDVPLQRAHEALLQLRLDEACRQLAGLRAQQPSNGMVLWLENYADVAVLLTREEHHEYERRKPHEAARLKALAQLDARSPYYLFTQAEVKLQWAIVHYRFGENWAAARGIWQAWQWLKENDRKFPDFALHQKSLGVLHVLLGSIPEKYDWMMALLGLRGDVQEGMARLVRAAETTGPTQTEAAFLRALLQHYVLRQDQAALQALDSLRQRHPDNELIDFFYLNSLLKSSQNEKALALYRPERFDSTYLPLPFYPYLRGEMLLYRGDYDAAATQLAQFVGSYTGHNHLKDGYYKLFLAYWLSHQETAAQAALAHIKNMGTTLTDADRYALRFAEDQPLPHRALLRARLFSDGGYYEEAQATLRTKRADDFKNLRDQTEFYYRQGRIYQLQGKSAEALQLYAQTIRTGGEHPWYYAPNAALQSGYLLLARGELEGAQQSFRQALSFPDHPYKDSIDNKARAALQQLRHR
- a CDS encoding zinc ribbon domain-containing protein yields the protein MEKTVAQKLDALKHLQDIDSQIDAIKKIRGDLPEEVSDLEDEIAGYETRVRKFENELVDLNEEINRSKQEIKTAEKLIKKYEEQQMNVRNNREYDAISKEVELQTLEIQILEKRIREINYKIDRKKEEIDQLKNMMEERGQDLDNKKNELNNIIGESEHDEQKLVDEREKAVGEIEDRLLYSYNRIRKNARNGLAVVSVRRDACGGCFNQVPPQRQADIRDKKKIIVCEHCGRILADVESVEV
- a CDS encoding phosphatase; amino-acid sequence: MKLAAIDAGSNAVRLQITEVIEYRGNATFKRLEYIRFPLRLGLDVFNGGEISPMLQEKFLRLMQAFKIMIDLYNVDDVMACATSAMREALNGHDLVARVAEEVGIDIEIIDGKREAEITNAAIIRTLTNGGYLHIDVGGGSTELNVYYRQQKVASESFRLGSVRNLQNKALREVWQEMTDWIQNEVKEEYRPLTAVGTGGNILAIYELAAKKNLRNRSIDLSEMKNVRHRLEMLTLEERLNVLMLPADRADVIVPASEIYLTVMKLAKAKKIQAPEIGLKDGMLQVLYERQLEKRVTE
- a CDS encoding DUF3857 domain-containing transglutaminase family protein — its product is MKTNTFLFRLCMGCAMLWTGVAQAADPMYPVAAIPAALKENAYAVIRDHETFFDVKSRGEAVYRVHYAVTVLDKRAKDYATVVVNYDKLMRFKSLSGTLYDAEGKVVERLKKSDIRDFSAFDGFSLYSDNRIKVAEFQREQYPYTVEFEYEWDWRATLFYPEWAPQDEENLAIEKARLVISMPSGMTLRYHENVPQPTDRTGGEAGDPTSPLTRKVETQDGKHVHTWTLQDLSPVKREPFSGSFEQYVPIVRTAPVEFEVDGYAGDASTWASFGQWSNVLNEGRDQLPAATEAQVKALVEGTDDPYEKIRRVYEFMQGKTRYVSIQLGIGGWQPFPASEVDAKGYGDCKALSNYTKALLRAAGITSYYTLIAAGADETDMLVDFPSRQFNHVVLCVPLAADTVWLECTSQSNPMGYAGRFTGDRHALMITPEGGKVVHTPVYDAQSNRLSRTAEVQLQASGHATAHIKTVYTGLQQDSYHRVIHGETHDEQRKWLYKRIDIPSFEINNFSFEEHKARIPEVTEALDLTVRNCAASSGKRLFLKPNLMNRFDMRLETKSERRGDVFLSMSFLDADTIRYRLPEGYKVEFLGEGAQFQSAFGRYQVDVSQEGDQIVYMRTLEMKKGQYPATRYKEFAEFCKNVSKADQLQLVLVATE
- a CDS encoding DUF3857 domain-containing protein, with translation MEDFSVALPASDSGAAAVVLFDVGQSYFEWANGLGLRVNFERHTRIKILTKAGLDYASSYVTLTERSGDKEVLPTLKGYTYNLVDGKVEKEKLDKSGIFSEELSKTIQRQKFTLPNVREGSIIEFTYRIQSPFLWNLRDWAFQSDIPVLWSEYNVTIPDWFVYKQLSQGYEPFFVADQKRASTQLNMTYNNGQGRSGQSSLQSHVQNIPSVEYKWIMKEVPALHEEQYMTTFADYIAKIEFELTGVEIPGQMTDSYARSWATLNKDLLESDDFGQSISRTGYFKNELALIKTQHSQPAAQMAAIFNHVRSKVKWNGEMNHIFLSNGLRKAYDKGVGNVAEVNLILTAMLREAGYQADPVILSTRSHGRVNPAVPLIARFNYVVVAVQHEGAEFLIDATDPLSMPDMLPFRCLNGNGWRVSTTRPGWVETQGNARASLMTQAQIELDEAGQVVGRMNVSSAGHAAMITRSAILKEGKDEFTDAFVKKHSDWNVSNLAISNLEQADEALKLEYDIATEGGMATGDMIYLTPMMLEGITENPFKSEARKFPVDYGMTSEKVHIVSINIPEGYSVEEMPKPVLVTLPDKGGKFTYSATVMNNKVQVISKVQLMKPMYFGEEYTYLREFYNMIVAKHAEQVVLKKN